A region of Gemmatimonadota bacterium DNA encodes the following proteins:
- a CDS encoding DUF3526 domain-containing protein yields MLRFAAFEWRLLRADATLRLFGIVLTLLAGYALFNGTRWVGFQRETIATVQEEEQARLAEHQATIDRLAAGDSTGIKPWTNPAIPSVAGGTQATRYAVLPPAPLAAFAVGQSDLYPYYARVSTRTKQTFIVNDEIENPVNLMAGRFDVAFVVIYVLPLLILALSYNIVSAEREQGTLDLVLSQPVDARRVIGAKLLARIGVVLGVTLALLLVGTLAGGASLATPGALSRLALWAAIVSLYALFWFGVALAVNAAGKSSATNAVILLGAWLAVVVIIPSLYNVAVTTARPSPSRVELTTALRAATNEATEQGSVLLQKYYLDHPEMMAGGAPDMDNFAARSVAVQEAVESSMAPALADFDQRLVAQQALADRFRFVSPALVLQAALFDLSGTSVHRYRYFQGEVDRFHAAWRAWFFPRIFAKSTLSAADFRALPAFEFAEEPASVVAVRVMPAVVGLLLPTLLLAALASGGLRRLRR; encoded by the coding sequence ATGCTGCGATTTGCCGCCTTCGAGTGGCGCCTCCTGCGCGCCGACGCCACGCTCCGCCTCTTTGGCATCGTCCTGACGCTGCTGGCGGGCTACGCCCTGTTCAATGGAACGCGCTGGGTGGGCTTCCAACGCGAGACGATCGCCACGGTGCAGGAGGAGGAGCAGGCGCGGCTGGCGGAGCACCAGGCGACGATCGACCGACTGGCCGCGGGGGACTCGACAGGGATAAAGCCGTGGACCAACCCGGCCATCCCATCGGTGGCGGGGGGGACGCAGGCGACGCGGTACGCCGTGTTGCCGCCAGCGCCGCTGGCCGCCTTCGCCGTGGGGCAGAGCGACCTCTATCCGTACTACGCCCGCGTCTCCACGCGCACCAAGCAGACCTTCATCGTCAACGATGAAATCGAGAATCCGGTGAACCTGATGGCCGGGCGCTTCGACGTCGCCTTCGTCGTCATCTACGTCCTCCCGCTCCTCATCCTCGCGCTCAGCTACAACATCGTGTCGGCGGAACGCGAGCAGGGGACGCTCGATCTCGTGCTGTCGCAGCCGGTGGATGCTCGACGGGTGATCGGTGCGAAGCTCCTGGCGCGCATCGGCGTCGTGCTCGGGGTGACGCTGGCGCTGCTCCTGGTGGGGACGCTGGCGGGCGGTGCGTCGCTCGCCACCCCCGGGGCGCTGTCGCGCCTGGCGCTGTGGGCGGCGATCGTCTCGCTCTATGCGCTGTTCTGGTTTGGGGTGGCACTGGCCGTCAATGCTGCCGGCAAGTCCTCTGCGACCAACGCGGTCATCCTGCTGGGGGCCTGGCTGGCGGTCGTGGTCATCATCCCGTCGCTGTACAACGTCGCGGTCACCACCGCACGCCCGTCCCCGTCGCGCGTCGAACTCACGACGGCCCTGCGCGCCGCCACCAACGAGGCCACCGAACAGGGGAGCGTCCTGTTGCAGAAGTACTACCTCGACCATCCGGAAATGATGGCGGGTGGCGCCCCCGACATGGACAACTTCGCGGCCCGCAGCGTGGCGGTGCAGGAGGCGGTGGAGTCGAGCATGGCGCCGGCGCTTGCCGACTTCGACCAGCGCCTGGTGGCCCAGCAGGCACTGGCCGATCGCTTCCGCTTCGTCTCGCCGGCGTTGGTGCTGCAGGCGGCACTCTTCGATCTCTCCGGGACGAGCGTGCACCGGTATCGCTACTTCCAGGGCGAGGTCGATCGATTCCATGCGGCGTGGCGGGCGTGGTTCTTCCCGCGCATTTTCGCCAAGTCGACGCTCTCGGCCGCCGACTTCCGCGCGCTTCCCGCCTTCGAATTCGCCGAGGAGCCGGCATCGGTGGTGGCGGTGCGGGTGATGCCGGCGGTGGTGGGACTCCTGCTGCCGACATTGCTGCTGGCGGCACTCGCCTCCGGGGGGCTGCGTCGGCTGCGGCGCTAG
- a CDS encoding histidine kinase, with product MPEIVSLIHLTGFATGIVLYAMLAVMTSRDRRRLAGEPESVPSLSPIAALLGLVWNCGAIVIYGVRDFGMGEPARWLVAIAFSALGFLPAVVVHSSVPAGARGWRRGPVVLAYALSGAAAFLFVRGGSTPSLPSPTALLLLTVGYLLLVTLVAIGMGRAAARRRTVTIVALAAFAATTLHLGHDATQADSWWTALFGHHASILLVLVILYQDYRFAFADLFLRRAISVTVLVVVAVFLHLTAAVPLLRATQQQGDASLLATAALIALWVATALAYPAIYRMASHLVDRVILDRGDYASVRGDVAVATSRAQGEEDAAEQTCAALARALGTRREGVQWRYVTDANSPAHARVVIPSQERDRAQVLVPTAERPFVAIDIAPLPGSRRLLSDEIGLLESVAGVLGRRIDVLRVARERFARDLREREILQLAAESELMALRAQLNPHFLFNALTTLGYLMQAAPDRALGVLYRLTALLRAVLRGPTRESVPLGEELDIVADYLAIEHERFLERLTVRVDVPAALRELLVPPLLLQPVVENAVKHGVSPLKRGGEVSVSARCSAPQDDGAAMLQLTVADTGAGWREERRHAPTGTGVGLANLERRLDRIFGPRASLAISGAPDRGTTVVITIPVDASALEPEALADASAAPAARHAS from the coding sequence CGCGATCGGCGACGGCTGGCGGGGGAGCCCGAGTCGGTCCCGTCGCTCTCCCCCATCGCGGCGCTGCTGGGCCTCGTCTGGAACTGTGGGGCGATCGTCATCTACGGGGTACGCGACTTCGGCATGGGGGAGCCGGCCCGCTGGCTCGTCGCCATCGCCTTCTCGGCGCTCGGCTTCCTCCCCGCCGTGGTCGTGCACTCGTCGGTCCCCGCGGGGGCGAGGGGTTGGCGCCGGGGACCGGTCGTGCTTGCCTATGCGCTGAGCGGTGCCGCCGCCTTCCTCTTTGTTCGAGGGGGGAGCACCCCGTCGCTCCCGTCGCCGACAGCGCTCCTGCTGCTCACGGTGGGCTATCTCCTCCTGGTCACGCTGGTCGCGATCGGGATGGGGCGCGCCGCGGCGCGCCGTCGCACGGTGACGATCGTGGCGCTGGCGGCGTTTGCGGCGACGACCCTGCACCTGGGGCACGATGCCACGCAGGCCGACTCCTGGTGGACGGCGCTGTTCGGGCACCACGCCTCGATCCTCCTGGTCCTGGTGATCCTCTATCAGGACTATCGCTTTGCCTTCGCCGATCTCTTCCTCCGGCGGGCGATCTCGGTGACGGTGCTGGTGGTGGTTGCGGTCTTCTTGCATCTGACGGCGGCCGTTCCCCTCCTGCGTGCCACGCAGCAGCAGGGGGATGCGTCGTTGCTGGCCACCGCGGCGCTCATCGCGCTGTGGGTCGCCACGGCCCTGGCCTATCCGGCCATCTACCGGATGGCATCGCATCTGGTCGACCGGGTGATCCTCGACCGCGGCGACTACGCCTCGGTGCGCGGAGACGTTGCCGTGGCCACGTCGCGCGCGCAGGGGGAGGAGGACGCCGCCGAGCAGACGTGCGCCGCCCTGGCCCGCGCCCTCGGGACGCGCCGGGAGGGGGTGCAGTGGCGCTACGTGACCGACGCCAACTCGCCGGCGCATGCGCGGGTGGTCATCCCCTCGCAGGAGCGTGACCGGGCGCAGGTGCTCGTCCCCACGGCCGAGCGCCCCTTCGTCGCGATCGACATCGCCCCGCTTCCCGGAAGCCGCCGTCTCCTGTCCGACGAGATCGGGCTGCTCGAGTCGGTCGCCGGGGTCCTGGGGCGTCGCATCGACGTGCTGCGGGTGGCGCGCGAGCGCTTTGCCCGCGACCTGCGCGAACGCGAGATCCTGCAGCTGGCGGCCGAGTCCGAGCTCATGGCGCTGCGGGCGCAGCTCAACCCGCACTTCCTGTTCAACGCGCTCACCACGCTCGGCTACCTCATGCAGGCCGCCCCCGACCGGGCGTTAGGCGTGCTCTACCGCCTCACCGCGCTCCTGCGCGCCGTGTTGCGCGGTCCCACGCGCGAGTCGGTCCCGCTGGGGGAGGAGCTGGACATCGTGGCCGACTACCTCGCCATCGAGCACGAGCGCTTCCTCGAACGACTCACCGTGCGCGTCGACGTCCCTGCGGCGCTGCGCGAGCTGCTGGTGCCCCCGTTGCTGCTCCAGCCCGTGGTGGAGAACGCGGTGAAGCACGGAGTCTCGCCGCTCAAGCGCGGCGGCGAGGTCTCCGTCTCGGCGCGGTGCAGCGCACCGCAGGACGACGGGGCGGCCATGCTGCAGCTGACGGTTGCCGACACGGGGGCCGGCTGGCGCGAGGAACGGCGTCACGCCCCCACGGGGACCGGCGTGGGCCTGGCCAACCTGGAGCGCCGGCTCGACCGCATCTTCGGCCCCCGGGCCTCGCTGGCCATCAGCGGCGCCCCCGATCGCGGCACGACCGTCGTCATCACCATTCCCGTCGATGCGTCGGCGCTGGAGCCGGAGGCGTTGGCCGACGCCTCGGCCGCCCCCGCCGCGCGCCACGCCAGCTGA
- a CDS encoding response regulator: MRVVIADDERPARAFLSNLLASHGDVEIVGEATTGTEAVELIQDLRPDLALLDLQMPELDGLGVVRLLRKDVLPLVAFVTAFDEYAVQAFELAAIDYLLKPVDPVRLRLTINRALERLEQADFRPAEASRLKAVAEEVDLSGAPRFLRRIPVRKKDDIIILPVEQIAAIVADGELLHLTMIAGERFTITYRLKNLEARLDPAKFVRLSRGTLANVDLIQRISPMPGGTYVVNLRNNLQLPVSRLRARVLRDELLRL; encoded by the coding sequence TTGCGCGTCGTCATTGCCGACGACGAGCGCCCGGCGCGCGCCTTTCTCTCCAACCTCCTCGCCTCGCACGGCGACGTGGAGATCGTGGGCGAGGCGACGACGGGGACGGAGGCGGTCGAGCTCATCCAGGACCTGCGCCCCGACCTCGCCCTCCTCGACCTCCAGATGCCGGAGCTCGACGGACTCGGCGTCGTGCGCCTGCTGCGCAAGGACGTGCTCCCCCTCGTCGCCTTCGTCACGGCCTTCGACGAGTATGCGGTCCAGGCCTTCGAGCTGGCGGCGATCGACTACCTCCTGAAGCCGGTCGACCCCGTCCGGTTGCGCCTGACGATCAATCGCGCCCTCGAGCGCCTCGAGCAGGCCGACTTCCGCCCCGCCGAGGCGTCGCGCCTCAAGGCGGTCGCCGAGGAGGTCGACCTCAGCGGGGCCCCCCGCTTCCTCCGTCGCATCCCGGTGCGCAAGAAGGACGACATCATCATCCTCCCGGTGGAGCAGATCGCGGCCATCGTCGCCGACGGCGAGCTGCTGCACCTGACGATGATCGCCGGCGAGCGGTTCACCATCACGTATCGCCTCAAGAACCTCGAGGCGCGCCTCGATCCGGCCAAGTTCGTGCGCCTGTCGCGCGGCACGCTGGCCAACGTCGACCTCATCCAGCGCATCTCGCCGATGCCGGGCGGCACGTACGTCGTGAACCTGCGGAACAACCTGCAGCTCCCCGTGAGCCGCCTGCGGGCGCGGGTGCTGCGCGACGAGCTGCTCCGGCTGTAG
- a CDS encoding carboxypeptidase regulatory-like domain-containing protein: MSHTFRRAAVPLLLAALLALDSSVLASQETATSAWRVSGRVVDSLGAPLAAATLALADAEGREARTQSGDDGRFSV, encoded by the coding sequence GTGTCTCACACGTTTCGGCGTGCCGCCGTGCCATTGCTCCTGGCGGCCCTCCTCGCCCTCGATTCGTCGGTCCTCGCGTCCCAGGAGACCGCTACCTCTGCCTGGCGCGTGAGCGGTCGCGTGGTCGATTCGCTCGGCGCGCCGCTGGCCGCCGCCACGCTGGCCCTCGCCGATGCCGAGGGACGCGAGGCGCGCACGCAATCCGGCGACGACGGCCGGTTTTCCGT
- a CDS encoding succinylglutamate desuccinylase/aspartoacylase family protein produces the protein MLLVAGLPRSTPAIAQSASTIAGISCDAGSRCRTHLTVPALGADTAVLLPVTVLRGTRPGPTLAITAGVHGGEYVPILAAQRVATTVDPLQLTGTIVIVHATNPVSFFGRGVYYTPADGRNLNRMFPRARRRFAQRAHRARRLHRSHPPGGRLPGPALRRRQRGAAPLRGNARERRLGLRCAGARPGDRHGAGAPAGDPGAHPRPHSPGDDHDDRRGQPHPGLHDRVGDARPHGRRVSQRTAAGGAWGGAWHGDASRAPRAWWAPAHDGVSHGHGAGEWARARGGRPRPGGARG, from the coding sequence GTGCTGCTGGTCGCTGGGCTCCCCCGGTCGACCCCCGCGATCGCCCAGTCCGCGTCGACGATCGCCGGGATATCGTGCGACGCGGGATCGCGGTGCCGCACGCACCTCACCGTCCCCGCGCTCGGCGCCGACACCGCCGTGCTCCTCCCCGTGACGGTACTGCGCGGCACGCGCCCCGGTCCGACGCTGGCGATCACCGCCGGGGTACACGGCGGGGAGTACGTGCCCATCCTCGCCGCCCAGCGGGTCGCCACGACCGTTGACCCGCTGCAACTGACGGGGACGATCGTCATCGTGCACGCCACCAATCCCGTCTCGTTCTTCGGGCGCGGCGTCTACTACACCCCCGCCGACGGCCGCAACCTCAATCGCATGTTCCCCCGGGCGCGCCGACGGTTCGCTCAGCGAGCGCACCGCGCACGTCGTCTTCACCGAAGTCATCCGCCGGGCGGACGCCTACCTGGACCTGCATTGCGGCGACGCCAACGAGGCGCTGCGCCCCTACGTGGCAACGCGCGTGAGCGGCGACTCGGCCTACGATGCGCGGGTGCGCGCCCTGGCGATCGCCACGGGGCTGGAGCTCCTGCTGGAGACCCCGGTGCCCACCCCCGTCCCCACTCCCCCGGGGACGACCACGATGACCGCCGCGGTCAACCGCATCCCGGGCTTCACGATCGAGTGGGGGATGCTAGGCCGCACGGACGACGCGTCAGTCAACGGACAGCTGCAGGCGGTGCTTGGGGTGGCGCGTGGCATGGGGATGCTTCGCGGGCGCCCCGGGCGTGGTGGGCGCCTGCGCATGACGGGGTCTCGCACGGCCACGGCGCCGGTGAGTGGGCTCGTGCGCGTGGAGGTCGCCCTCGACCAGGCGGTGCGCGAGGGTGA
- a CDS encoding DUF3526 domain-containing protein, with protein MIARIAAKEFTDTLRDGRFRWSAVIVGTLLCAALGAGARHYTDVKAQHDRAASTMRDFWVNQPAKNPHSAAHYGLWAFKPRTLLSLVDQGVDPYVGVAAYLEAHKQNEFQFRPAMDATATQRFGQWTAATIMQLLLPLLIVVLAFPAFAGEREQGTLRQLLSLGVQPGALAAGKALGVASALGVLLVPAAFLGATALVLASSEGALGGEWPRIALMGLTYTAYFTVFVAVALAVSARTRSSRAALLVLLAFWAANSLVAPRALSDVARRVYPTPSAFTFVTALDADLKKGLDGHSPDERTAQLLKATLAKYKVSSVDSLPINFDAISMQQAEEDGNKVFDRHYGALYDTYRKQNTVHQLGAVIAPLMAVRSLSMGLAGTDVEHHQAFANAAERYRRRLVKTMNESMAANSRSGDFSYKADPSLWREVPPFEYEGPPIAQAMAMQAPSLWLLGGWLLVALVSVARTRSLRLD; from the coding sequence ATGATCGCCCGCATCGCCGCCAAGGAATTCACCGATACCCTCCGCGACGGCCGATTTCGCTGGTCGGCGGTCATCGTCGGGACGCTGCTGTGCGCCGCGTTAGGCGCCGGCGCCAGGCACTACACCGACGTCAAGGCGCAGCACGACCGTGCTGCATCCACCATGCGCGACTTCTGGGTCAACCAACCGGCCAAGAACCCGCACTCGGCGGCGCACTACGGACTGTGGGCCTTCAAGCCGCGCACGCTCCTCTCGCTGGTCGACCAGGGGGTCGACCCGTACGTGGGCGTCGCCGCGTACCTCGAGGCGCACAAGCAGAACGAGTTCCAGTTTCGCCCCGCCATGGATGCCACGGCGACGCAACGCTTCGGCCAGTGGACGGCGGCGACCATCATGCAACTCCTGCTCCCGCTCCTCATCGTCGTCCTCGCCTTTCCGGCCTTTGCCGGCGAGCGCGAGCAGGGAACGCTGCGCCAGCTCCTGAGCCTTGGGGTGCAGCCGGGAGCACTGGCGGCCGGGAAGGCACTCGGGGTGGCGTCGGCGTTAGGCGTCCTGCTCGTCCCGGCTGCCTTCCTCGGCGCTACGGCGCTCGTGCTCGCGTCGAGCGAGGGGGCGCTGGGCGGTGAGTGGCCGCGCATCGCGCTGATGGGGCTCACCTACACGGCGTACTTCACGGTCTTCGTGGCGGTGGCGCTCGCCGTGTCGGCGCGCACGCGGTCGTCGCGCGCCGCCCTCCTCGTCCTGCTCGCCTTCTGGGCCGCGAACTCGCTGGTCGCCCCGCGCGCCCTCTCCGACGTGGCGCGCCGGGTGTATCCCACCCCCTCGGCCTTCACCTTCGTCACCGCCCTCGACGCCGACCTCAAGAAGGGGCTCGACGGACACTCACCCGATGAGCGCACGGCACAGCTCCTCAAGGCGACGCTCGCGAAGTACAAGGTGAGTTCCGTCGACTCGCTGCCGATCAACTTCGACGCCATCTCCATGCAGCAGGCCGAGGAGGATGGTAACAAGGTGTTCGACCGGCATTACGGGGCGCTCTACGACACCTATCGCAAGCAGAACACCGTGCACCAGCTCGGGGCCGTGATCGCCCCGCTGATGGCGGTGCGATCGCTCTCCATGGGGCTGGCGGGGACCGACGTGGAGCACCATCAGGCCTTCGCCAACGCGGCCGAGCGGTACCGGCGCCGGCTGGTGAAGACGATGAACGAGAGCATGGCCGCCAATTCCCGCAGCGGCGACTTCTCGTACAAGGCCGATCCGTCGCTCTGGCGTGAGGTCCCTCCCTTCGAGTACGAGGGGCCCCCGATCGCGCAGGCGATGGCCATGCAGGCCCCGAGCCTCTGGCTCCTGGGCGGATGGCTCCTCGTCGCCCTGGTGTCCGTGGCCCGCACGCGATCGCTGCGGCTCGACTAA
- a CDS encoding ABC transporter ATP-binding protein, with product MLEAQGLTRRFGTFTALHPLDLAIAPGEVFCLLGANGAGKSTTINLFLNFVEPSGGRALIEGLDVTQHPLETKRYVAYIPETVMLYKNLTGLENLDYFASLATGRRHERDELLQYLLQAGLQVDAVDKRVGGYSKGMRQKVGIAIALAKRARALLLDEPTSGLDPKASNEFSELLSMLREQGAAILMATHDLFRAKESGTRVGMMKHGRLVQTLSTADIGHADLERLYLEHMRD from the coding sequence GTGCTCGAAGCCCAGGGGCTCACCCGCCGGTTCGGCACCTTCACGGCGCTGCACCCGCTCGACCTCGCCATCGCACCGGGCGAGGTCTTCTGCCTGCTCGGCGCCAACGGGGCCGGCAAGTCGACGACGATCAATCTCTTCCTCAACTTCGTCGAACCGTCGGGAGGGCGCGCCCTCATCGAGGGGCTCGACGTGACGCAGCATCCGCTGGAGACCAAGCGCTACGTCGCCTACATCCCCGAGACGGTGATGCTCTACAAGAACCTCACCGGCCTCGAGAACCTCGACTACTTCGCCTCGCTCGCCACGGGACGCCGCCACGAACGCGACGAACTGCTGCAGTACCTCCTCCAGGCCGGGCTGCAGGTCGATGCGGTCGACAAGCGGGTCGGCGGCTACTCCAAGGGAATGCGACAGAAGGTCGGGATCGCCATTGCCCTCGCCAAGCGCGCGCGCGCCTTGCTGCTCGACGAGCCCACGTCGGGGCTCGACCCGAAGGCCTCCAACGAGTTCTCGGAACTGCTGTCGATGCTGCGCGAGCAGGGAGCGGCAATCCTGATGGCCACCCACGACCTCTTCCGGGCCAAGGAGTCGGGGACGCGGGTGGGGATGATGAAGCACGGGCGCCTCGTGCAGACGCTCAGTACCGCCGACATCGGCCACGCCGACCTGGAGCGGCTGTACCTCGAGCACATGCGCGACTGA